The following are encoded in a window of Pirellulaceae bacterium genomic DNA:
- a CDS encoding MATE family efflux transporter, whose product MAPDTSESDTSEPDTSEPKNSSSSKTPELPGRLAGLSVWRQVLVLAIWPLMEQLLGFLVGFVDTAIAGRLSVQATESIAVAAYIGWLMVLMYGAVGIGAAALVSRAIGARQRRLANKALGQAIVFGLVVGLFLTAFLLLTADLISASMNLSDDSIQMAATYLRVLAIAAPASGVLFVSNACLRASGDTKTPFRILAVVNLINVACSLLFVFASAPLGGYGVHGIAAGTVIAWCVGSILAVRALRSGNSPLRLGWGRLRPEPKTMRRILRISTPQFLDSLTMWTGNFLIASIVGYIGRTSEPGALGAHVIVIRIEAISYLPGWALAVAAATLTGQYLGLGDVQRAKQATSYCLLIAAITMGSMGLIFMLVPYQLVRLITSEPELLKMAPQLLRICGPAQVFLGTAMVFDQSLRGAGDTRMATLIVAGSTIFIRLPAAYIVGVVYDQGVAGIWVAICSEITFRAIVSTAYYKSGRWTRVQV is encoded by the coding sequence ATGGCACCAGATACCAGCGAATCAGATACCAGCGAACCAGATACCAGCGAACCGAAAAATTCTTCCAGCTCCAAGACGCCTGAACTACCAGGACGACTTGCGGGGCTGTCTGTCTGGCGCCAGGTCTTGGTCCTGGCCATTTGGCCGCTCATGGAACAGTTACTCGGATTTCTGGTTGGCTTCGTTGATACCGCGATTGCTGGACGGCTAAGCGTCCAGGCCACTGAATCAATTGCGGTTGCGGCCTATATCGGCTGGCTGATGGTGCTCATGTATGGAGCGGTCGGTATCGGTGCGGCCGCATTGGTCTCGCGTGCGATTGGCGCACGCCAGCGGCGTTTGGCAAACAAAGCGTTGGGACAAGCGATCGTATTCGGTTTGGTAGTCGGTCTTTTCCTGACCGCATTTCTACTACTGACTGCCGATTTAATCTCGGCCTCCATGAACCTGTCCGATGACAGTATTCAGATGGCAGCCACCTACTTACGAGTCCTAGCGATCGCAGCCCCAGCCAGCGGCGTTCTGTTCGTTTCGAATGCTTGTCTCCGCGCCTCCGGCGATACCAAAACTCCGTTCCGAATCCTTGCCGTTGTCAACCTGATCAATGTCGCTTGTAGCTTGCTGTTTGTATTCGCTTCCGCACCCCTGGGTGGATACGGGGTGCACGGTATTGCCGCCGGGACGGTAATTGCCTGGTGTGTGGGTTCGATTCTGGCTGTACGTGCACTTCGCAGTGGCAACTCCCCGCTTCGACTTGGTTGGGGCCGATTGCGGCCAGAGCCGAAAACCATGCGGCGGATTTTACGCATTAGCACTCCACAATTCCTCGACTCTTTGACGATGTGGACCGGTAATTTCTTGATCGCGTCGATCGTGGGTTACATCGGAAGAACGAGTGAACCAGGAGCTCTAGGTGCTCACGTGATCGTGATTCGCATCGAAGCGATCAGCTATTTACCCGGTTGGGCGCTGGCAGTTGCAGCCGCAACACTCACCGGCCAGTACCTGGGACTGGGAGACGTGCAGCGAGCCAAACAAGCAACCTCTTACTGCCTGCTGATCGCGGCCATCACGATGGGTAGTATGGGACTGATTTTTATGCTGGTCCCCTATCAGTTAGTGCGTTTGATCACTAGCGAACCAGAATTACTTAAGATGGCTCCCCAACTTTTGCGCATTTGCGGGCCTGCACAGGTATTCCTGGGAACGGCAATGGTCTTCGATCAATCGTTGCGAGGAGCTGGAGATACGAGAATGGCAACGCTGATTGTCGCCGGTTCAACCATCTTCATCCGCCTACCCGCTGCCTACATCGTCGGTGTCGTATATGACCAAGGGGTGGCCGGCATTTGGGTCGCTATCTGTAGCGAGATCACGTTTCGCGCAATCGTGTCCACAGCCTATTATAAAAGTGGACGATGGACACGAGTGCAAGTTTGA
- a CDS encoding glycosyltransferase family 2 protein, which produces MSFSLRKEVVRAYTRYIRPSVQKIKISCDVEVVRLCSNCRLNETDLVVCCLVRDAAYQVDSFIDYYQRLGARHIVIMDNGSVDDTMERALSWDGVTVLRTGLPYPVYKYGFKQYFLDRFGLQCWCLIADVDERFDYPASSRILMSQFLAYLNLHGYTAVMSQMLDLFPAGPIASWSENGHLLEQESRFYDLSRLRLHSPIRGAGNRFANSGILRFSGGVREDKFQMATAPALTKMPLLFRSKGAIQSPLSAHECRFARVADISCVLRHYKFHRDFVEQCKMAVERQNYHNGSKEYACYLKAMRKNSLLTLKGETSREFQGVDALVDEGFLVVSAEYEAFVESHCGRWRQAAA; this is translated from the coding sequence ATGTCATTCAGCTTGCGGAAGGAAGTCGTAAGGGCCTATACACGATACATTCGCCCGTCTGTGCAGAAAATTAAGATTTCTTGCGACGTTGAAGTCGTGCGATTGTGTTCCAACTGTCGCTTGAACGAAACCGATCTGGTGGTTTGTTGTTTGGTGCGCGATGCGGCCTATCAAGTTGATTCCTTCATCGATTATTATCAGCGGCTTGGAGCCCGCCATATCGTCATTATGGACAACGGTTCCGTTGATGACACGATGGAGCGGGCTCTGAGTTGGGATGGCGTGACAGTCTTGCGGACAGGACTGCCCTATCCGGTGTACAAGTACGGATTCAAGCAGTATTTCTTGGATCGATTCGGACTGCAATGTTGGTGTTTGATTGCAGATGTTGACGAGCGATTTGATTATCCCGCGTCATCACGGATTTTGATGTCGCAGTTTCTTGCTTATCTCAACCTGCACGGCTACACCGCTGTGATGAGCCAGATGCTAGATTTGTTTCCTGCGGGGCCTATTGCTTCTTGGTCCGAGAATGGGCACCTGCTGGAACAAGAAAGTCGCTTTTACGATTTGTCGAGGTTGCGATTGCACTCGCCGATCCGCGGCGCCGGTAATCGATTTGCGAATTCGGGAATTCTGCGATTCTCTGGCGGGGTCCGTGAGGATAAGTTTCAAATGGCGACAGCTCCGGCGTTGACAAAGATGCCACTCTTATTTCGTTCGAAAGGGGCGATCCAGTCGCCCCTCTCCGCTCATGAATGTCGATTTGCTCGCGTTGCCGACATCAGTTGCGTCTTGCGTCACTACAAATTCCATCGTGATTTTGTCGAGCAATGTAAAATGGCTGTCGAAAGACAGAACTATCACAACGGCTCCAAAGAATATGCGTGTTATCTCAAAGCGATGCGGAAAAATTCTCTGCTGACCTTAAAGGGTGAAACTTCTCGCGAATTCCAAGGGGTTGACGCTCTGGTTGATGAGGGGTTTCTTGTGGTATCGGCTGAATATGAAGCGTTTGTGGAATCGCACTGCGGGCGTTGGCGCCAAGCCGCGGCTTAG
- a CDS encoding glycosyltransferase family 4 protein gives MEILCYRNVRVPSTTAHSLYGVRSCALLSHHVPVQMIAANGHSAFSLQELYGINLKNFPKFQLHAPPIHHKGLSSIWRKQLAKRWLNQGKSRTRVVYVSQRKCARFFQQLRRSKPTSFFLLLECHDADFDDGSELLAADALIFTSESLQKEMVHRYPFIKSKAQRVSHHKINTKINAATIPPVGSNNIQRAMYAGSILPWKNLELLLKAHTLLPTNFHLEIIGGAPEDEYRQQLIQDAIKLGIADRTTFTPFVPMGRLPQLANQSHVLVATLAAKEQLRMPFKLLDYLSWQRPVIAPDLPCVSELLTHGCNGLLYQADSPNSLAEQIRIGCNLSSEEKYRMVQQGQEAIRPFCEESWAIDFVAWVRSLTSESSRQSA, from the coding sequence ATGGAGATCCTTTGCTATCGCAACGTGCGAGTTCCCAGCACAACAGCCCACTCGCTTTACGGCGTTCGCTCTTGTGCCCTACTCAGCCATCATGTGCCCGTGCAAATGATCGCCGCCAATGGTCACTCTGCATTTTCCCTGCAGGAGCTGTACGGGATCAATTTAAAGAATTTCCCCAAATTTCAGCTTCATGCGCCTCCCATTCACCACAAGGGACTTTCCAGCATATGGCGAAAACAGCTTGCCAAGAGATGGTTAAATCAGGGCAAATCTCGCACCCGCGTGGTTTACGTCTCACAGCGCAAGTGCGCTCGCTTCTTTCAGCAACTACGACGTAGCAAGCCAACCTCCTTTTTCTTGCTGCTGGAATGCCACGATGCAGATTTTGACGACGGCTCCGAATTGCTGGCTGCGGACGCTTTGATCTTCACTTCCGAGTCACTTCAGAAGGAAATGGTTCATCGCTATCCCTTCATCAAGTCAAAGGCCCAGCGAGTCTCCCACCACAAGATCAATACAAAGATCAACGCAGCCACAATCCCCCCAGTTGGCTCGAACAACATCCAACGCGCGATGTACGCCGGCAGCATCTTGCCGTGGAAAAACCTGGAATTATTACTGAAAGCACACACGCTCCTTCCCACCAACTTCCACCTGGAAATCATAGGCGGCGCACCAGAAGACGAATACCGCCAACAACTCATCCAGGACGCGATTAAATTGGGTATAGCAGATCGCACGACATTCACACCATTTGTTCCCATGGGGCGGCTACCCCAGCTGGCCAATCAGAGCCACGTGCTGGTGGCAACACTTGCTGCAAAAGAACAGCTGCGAATGCCGTTCAAGTTGCTCGACTATCTGTCATGGCAACGACCGGTCATCGCCCCCGATCTGCCTTGCGTCTCAGAACTCTTGACTCACGGTTGCAACGGCCTGCTTTATCAGGCGGATTCACCGAATTCACTCGCAGAACAGATCCGGATCGGATGCAATTTGTCCTCCGAAGAAAAATACAGAATGGTCCAGCAAGGACAAGAAGCCATTCGACCATTCTGCGAAGAGAGCTGGGCAATTGACTTTGTCGCATGGGTTCGATCGCTGACGAGTGAATCGTCCCGCCAAAGCGCCTAA
- a CDS encoding glycosyltransferase family 4 protein, translating into MRIAFAIERLDPSRGGRERSTLEIARTLQRQGNEITILCQDNAVKDSSMKVERLGPVSGSRVQRLRGFIVDVQKLIRAKKFEIVHAMLPVPQADVYQIRSGTLPELRAAALRRRGLLSRGGALLAWHLNSYRNYLMGLEQQVMRDRSVLCLPVSQAVAVEVARYYDRIKGVNVVYNGVACVRPSDWQATRQNRRRRLGLNDDDLMMLLPANDFRRKGVRETLVAFARWLKVQRGRSSAKLVVIGRESTSEYQRLATRLGCADATVFAEFDEDIAGWFCAADACLLLSWYDPCSRVILESIRFGVPSVTTLMNGASEILRDGAGIVVSSPDSSAEVLSAFNHLSDTKTRAEMSESCLRIQGRLSIESHVAQLRRIYDRIVRDRESSGKGLGGTRHAA; encoded by the coding sequence TTGCGTATTGCATTTGCTATCGAGCGTCTTGATCCATCACGAGGTGGTCGTGAGCGGTCGACGCTGGAAATCGCGCGGACGCTTCAACGCCAAGGCAATGAGATCACCATTCTTTGTCAGGATAATGCGGTAAAAGACTCCTCGATGAAAGTCGAGCGTTTGGGCCCGGTCTCTGGTTCGCGGGTACAACGGCTGCGAGGCTTCATTGTGGATGTGCAAAAGTTGATTCGAGCGAAGAAGTTCGAAATTGTGCATGCGATGTTACCTGTTCCGCAGGCAGACGTCTATCAGATCCGTAGCGGGACGCTTCCAGAATTACGCGCTGCGGCACTGCGGCGTCGCGGTTTATTGAGTCGCGGAGGAGCCTTGCTCGCTTGGCACCTTAATTCATACCGTAACTACTTGATGGGGCTAGAGCAGCAGGTGATGCGAGATCGATCAGTCTTGTGCTTGCCCGTGAGTCAAGCGGTTGCCGTCGAGGTGGCTCGTTACTATGACCGGATCAAAGGTGTCAATGTCGTCTACAATGGCGTGGCTTGCGTCCGCCCCTCGGATTGGCAGGCAACTCGACAAAATCGCCGTCGTCGGCTTGGGTTAAACGATGACGATTTGATGATGTTATTGCCGGCCAATGATTTTCGTCGCAAGGGAGTGCGGGAAACGTTAGTGGCTTTCGCGAGGTGGCTGAAAGTCCAGCGGGGGCGATCGTCCGCGAAACTGGTTGTGATTGGACGAGAATCGACGTCTGAATATCAGCGATTGGCTACCAGGCTGGGATGTGCCGACGCAACGGTTTTCGCTGAGTTCGACGAAGATATTGCCGGCTGGTTTTGCGCTGCGGATGCCTGTTTGTTGTTGTCCTGGTATGACCCGTGTAGTCGAGTGATTCTCGAATCTATTCGCTTCGGGGTTCCGTCGGTTACCACCTTGATGAATGGCGCCAGTGAAATTCTGCGGGACGGGGCCGGAATTGTCGTCTCATCGCCCGACAGTTCAGCTGAGGTTCTGTCTGCTTTTAATCACCTGTCGGACACAAAAACGAGAGCCGAAATGAGCGAGTCCTGTTTGAGGATTCAAGGGCGATTGAGTATTGAGTCTCA